Within the Agromyces ramosus genome, the region AGGCGAACGCGGCGCGTTGCTCAGCCCGGCGGGTAGAGGTACAGGGCGGAGCCGGCCGGGATGGTGCGCCGGTGGTAGGAGTGGTCGGAGTTCTGGTTGTACTCCTCGATGTTCACGCTGCCGTCGCCGTTGATCGACTGCACGTAGGCGACGTGGTTGTAGGGGAACCACGCGACCGCTCCGACGACGGGTTCGCTCGACGTGGGCCAGCCGTTCGACGCCCACGCGTCGGCCCATGCGTAGGCACTTCCGGAGGCGAGATTGCTCCAGTCCCATTTCCAGGGCGCGCTCGTGACGCCGGCGTCACGGTTCAGGCGCCACGCGACGAAGTCGACGCATTCGCGGTAGTAGTACCGGAGCGGCGAGAGCCCTCCGCCGTAGTCGTCGGGCACCTGGTCCCACCAGGGGTAGTCGTCGCCCTCGGCCTTGACCGTGTAGATGGCGTAGCTGCCCGACCCGCGAGACGCGAGCTCGGCGGCCCACGTGGCCCGCTGCGCCTCTTCGGCATCGATGCGCGCCTGCTCGATGTCGGCCTTCGTGGTCACCGAGTAGGCGTCGGCCGCTG harbors:
- a CDS encoding CHAP domain-containing protein, whose amino-acid sequence is MTTKADIEQARIDAEEAQRATWAAELASRGSGSYAIYTVKAEGDDYPWWDQVPDDYGGGLSPLRYYYRECVDFVAWRLNRDAGVTSAPWKWDWSNLASGSAYAWADAWASNGWPTSSEPVVGAVAWFPYNHVAYVQSINGDGSVNIEEYNQNSDHSYHRRTIPAGSALYLYPPG